From the genome of Vigna angularis cultivar LongXiaoDou No.4 chromosome 11, ASM1680809v1, whole genome shotgun sequence, one region includes:
- the LOC128194734 gene encoding uncharacterized protein LOC128194734, which yields MPKVKRFRNIQKSSPQTESLGTLPSTNAAVTTPLIEEQSPSTNPTMSESIEVQPTNETSSHDSWNSTQSMSTENTEQPTTSKKHVGRESSSYWNVDAIDLQGVMKKIKVKVREVSNLPHGQRIIVDFDEVGMAIGEGQGVLAGYCGILATDDNLFPINFERWSGKTGIPNTYFLECFKEILQLRFCFKTTEAIAQRYCKLTLGKKWAAHRQRLWNEFYDPTKTKDQIICNVPTGIDRTQWAHFVTYRYL from the exons ATGCCAAAGGTCAAGCGATTCCgaaatatacaaaaatcatcacCTCAAACTGAATCTTTAGGTACTTTACCATCAACAAATGCTGCAGTGACTACTCCATTGATTGAAGAACAATCACCATCAACAAATCCTACAATGTCTGAATCAATTGAAGTACAACCAACAAATGAGACCTCATCACATGATTCGTGGAACTCAACACAATCGATGTCCACAGAAAACACAGAGCAACCTACAACATCCAAAAAACATGTTGGGCGTGAATCTTCATCGTATTGGAATGTCGATGCAATAG acCTACAAGGAgttatgaagaaaataaaggtgAAGGTCAGAGAAGTAAGTAACTTACCTCATGGACAACGCATCATTGTAGACTTTGATGAGGTAGGCATGGCTATAGGCGAAGGGCAAGGAGTACTTGCGGGTTATTGTGGGATATTGGCAACGGACGATAATTTATTTCCAATCAATTTTGAAAGGTGGTCTGGAAAAACAGGCATCCCTAACACCTACTTTTTAGAATGCTTTAAGGAAATATTACAg cTTCGATTTTGTTTTAAGACTACTGAAGCTATTGCCCAAAGATATTGCAAATTAACTTTGGGTAAGAAGTGGGCTGCACATAGACAACGTTTATGGAATGAGTTCTATGatccaacaaaaacaaaagatcaAATCATATGTAATGTGCCGACCGGTATAGACAGAACTCAATGGGCTCATTTCGTTACCTATC gatatttgtaa
- the LOC128194735 gene encoding uncharacterized protein LOC128194735, with amino-acid sequence MDKSWITKPRNTVEYLIGLQKFLDFAFENGASGDTIRCPCPKCGFVKWQARGIVEEHLILKQFPINYVIWNLHGERQRQDISRNEDESQETFHFENPMETMINEAFGHYRQEGTNIGRSQPLGEDDVINERPRENHNEFNEFLNDGNQILCDGSKYTKLEFVIKLYHIKVLCGLSDKAMTMILDFLRDAFSEAKLPLSFYEAKKIINKLGLNYTKIDACPNHCMLYLRDDEKDLQTCKHCGTSRWNPKKKKKQPAKVLRYFPLKPRLQRLFMCSKTAEHMRWHSSENKDGVIRHPRDGEAWKTFSVMHPEFALDPRNVRLGLASDGFNHFGTMSSTYSIWPVFLIPYNLPPWLCMKHTSLILSMIIPSKQMPGNSIDVYLQPLVDELRELWNDGVETFDSSLNETFRMRAALMWTISDFPGLGILSGWNTHTGLACPTCNFDAEPCRLPHSRKWCFMGHRRFLSRNHRFRLNRVRFDGSTEERNPPLKLSGSDIFRQVENINVTFGRGIHLDGKGKRCRQEVKQWNKRSIFFELPYWESNLLRHNLDFMHIEKNVFDNLIYTLLNEKPKSKDNLNARKDLKEMGIRQDLWPDDNGRYHLALFSLTRDTKRLFLKTLKNVLVPDGYSSNISRCVDDVQHKISGLKSHDCHIIMEQLLPLAIRNLLPNHVTATLVEFCSFFKALCSKSLNLEDLEMLQNRIVVTLCHLEMLFPPSFFTVMVHLTVHLVEEAKLGGPVHYRYMYPIERELGHLKTFVRNKAQLEGSIAEGYLAEESLTFCSRYIEDIETRFNRQRRVCDNPNDNECFVSSIFPLGGKIMNPETINSMSTDLKFLARGPLDNARRFTAYNINGFKFRTLTRDEGLRTQNSGVFLTSNTTCVSSTVDRNLRQADLSYDGKLEDIIELNYYGRFKVVLFKCKWVDTTRERGYKKDQWNFNCVNFDRLIHIGNREEHEPYIEASQAQMVYYVDDVVNEGWSVVVHLKPRDFYEMGEEVQEELYENEPYQDQELEKFYSNDNEYVQLATNHLDEDIN; translated from the exons atggataaatcttGGATAACTAAGCCCCGAAATACAGTTGAATACTTAATTGGTTTGCAAAAATTCTTAGATTTTGCTTTTGAGAATGGGGCCTCTGGAGACACAATTCGATGTCCATGCCCCAAATGTGGGTTTGTGAAATGGCAAGCTAGAGGCATAGTTGAGGAGCACttgattttaaaacaatttcccataaattatgttatttggaATCTTCATGGTGAGAGGCAAAGACAAGATATTTCTAGAAATGAAGATGAGTCACAAGAgacatttcattttgaaaatccaATGGAAACAATGATAAATGAAGCATTTGGACATTATAGGCAAGAAGGTACTAATATAGGCAGATCACAACCATTGGGTGAAGATGATGTTATTAATGAAAGGCCAAGGGAGAATCATAATGAATTTAATGAGTTTCTCAATGACggaaatcaaatattgtgtgACGGGAGCAAGTACACAAAATTAGAGTTtgtaatcaaattatatcatatcAAGGTTTTGTGTGGATTAAGTGACAAGGCAATGACTATGATCCTAGATTTTCTAAGAGATGCATTTAGTGAAGCAAAGTTGcctctttctttttatgaggctaagaaaatcatcaacaaacttGGTCTTAACTATACCAAAATAGATGCATGTCCAAATCATTGTATGTTATATTTAAGAGATGATGAAAAGGATTTGCAAACATGCAAACATTGTGGTACATCTAGATGGAacccaaagaagaaaaaaaaacaacctgCAAAAGTTTTACGTTACTTTCCTTTGAAACCAAGATTGCAAAGATTGTTTATGTGCTCTAAGACTGCAGAACATATGAGATGGCATTCTTCAGAGAACAAGGATGGAGTTATAAGGCATCCAAGGGATGGTGAGGCATGGAAGACATTTAGTGTAATGCATCCTGAATTTGCTTTAGATCCTCGAAATGTTCGCTTAGGCCTTGCTAGTGATGGTTTTAATCATTTTGGCACTATGAGTTCTACTTATAGTATTTGGCCAGTGTTTTTAATTCCATACAATCTTCCACCTTGGCTTTGTATGAAGCACACTTCATTGATCCTATCCATGATCATTCCAAGTAAGCAGATGCCTGGAAATAGTATTGATGTGTACTTACAACCCCTTGTGGATGAGTTACGTGAGCTATGGAATGATGGGGTGGAGACCTTTGATTCTTCATTGAATGAAACTTTTAGAATGCGAGCAGCTCTTATGTGGACAATTAGTGACTTTCCTGGCCTTGGTATTTTATCTGGTTGGAACACACACACAGGTTTAGCTTGCCCTACTTGTAACTTTGATGCAGAACCTTGTCGTCTTCCTCATAGTAGGAAGTGGTGTTTTATGGGACATCGTCGCTTTTTAAGTAGAAACCATAGATTTAGATTGAATCGTGTTCGCTTTGATGGAAGCACTGAAGAACGAAATCCACCACTAAAATTATCAGGATCTGACATTTTTAGGCAAGTGgaaaatattaatgttacaTTTGGGAGAGGAATTCATTTGGATGGTAAAGGAAAAAGATGCAGACAAGAAGTTAAACAGTGGAATAAGAGAAGCATTTTTTTTGAACTTCCATATTGGGAGTCTAATTTGTTACGTCACAATTTAGACTTCATGCACATTGAAAAGAATGTATTTGACAATTTAATCTATACTTTGTTGAATGAAAAGCCTAAATCCAAAGACAATCTTAATGCAAGGAAAGATTTGAAGGAAATGGGCATAAGACAGGATCTTTGGCCAGATGATAATGGAAGATACCACCTTGCTTTGTTTTCACTAACTCGTGATACCAAAAGGTTGTTCctcaaaactttgaaaaatgttttagtaCCTGATGGTTACTCAAGTAACATTTCTAGATGTGTTGATGATGTTCAACATAAAATATCAGGACTAAAAAGTCACGATTGCCATATTATAATGGAGCAATTACTTCCGTTGGCAATACGTAATTTGTTACCAAACCATGTCACTGCAACCTTGGTGGAGTTTTGCTCATTTTTTAAGGCCCTTTGTAGTAAAAGCTTAAATCTTGAAGACCTTGAAATGCTTCAAAATCGTATTGTGGTTACACTTTGCCACTTAGAAATGTTATTCCCACCATCATTCTTCACAGTTATGGTTCATTTAACTGTTCATTTGGTAGAGGAAGCAAAGCTTGGAGGTCCAGTTCATTATCGATATATGTATCCTATAGAGAG gGAATTAGGTCATTTAAAGACCTTTGTACGAAACAAGGCACAACTAGAAGGTTCTATAGCTGAGGGATACTTAGCTGAAGAGTCTCTTACTTTTTGTTCTAGATACATTGAAGATATAGAGACAAGGTTCAATAGACAACGACGTGTTTGTGATAACCCAAATGATAATGAGTGTTTTGTGTCATCTATATTCCCACTAGGTGGGAAG ATTATGAATCCAGAAACAATAAATTCAATGTCTACTGACTTGAAGTTTCTAGCACGAGGTCCATTGGATAATGCTAGAAGATTTACTGCTTACAACATCAATGGGTTCAAATTTCGAACATTGACTCGTGATGAGGGATTGAGAACACAAAATAGTGGTGTCTTTTTAACATCTAATACAACTTGTGTTTCAAGTACTGTTGATAGGAACTTAAGGCAAGCAGACTTATCCTATGATGGAAAGTTGGAGGATATTATTGAGCTTAATTATTATGGTCGATTCAAAGTTGTTCTTTTCAAGTGTAAGTGGGTAGATACTACAAGAGAGAGAGGATACAAAAAGGATCAatggaattttaattgtgttaacTTTGATAGACTTATTCATATTGGAAACCGTGAAGAACATGAACCTTATATTGAGGCATCCCAAGCACAAATGGTATATTATGTTGATGATGTGGTTAATGAAGGATGGAGTGTTGTTGTGCATTTAAAGCCAAGAGATTTTTATGAAATGGGAGAAGAGGTACAAGAAGAGTTATATGAAAACGAACCATACCAAGATCAAGAGTTGGAAAAATTTTATAGTAATGACAATGAATATGTTCAATTGGCTACAAACCATTTAGACGAGGATATCAATTAG